In the Malassezia vespertilionis chromosome 1, complete sequence genome, one interval contains:
- the ADE4 gene encoding amidophosphoribosyltransferase (TransMembrane:1 (i114-132o); COG:F; MEROPS:MER0011806; EggNog:ENOG503NUVG), which translates to MVRDVFELPNLASLRGSMGVGHVRYPTAGSFAHSEAQPFYVNSPYGIVFAHNGNTVNQAELRKMLDGECHRHVNTDSDSELLLNLFASYLQETGKFRVNEEDIFTAIKKLMGKVVGAYACVAMIAGFGIIAFRDPHGIRPLGMCSRRSQHASRGGDDKDICFASESVVGDALDYTDFEDVRPGEAIIVTRSNITRKKLVATSSADAFTPDIFEYVYFARPDSVIDGVSVYRSRMAMGERLARTVSSELLEKGVKIDVVIPVPDTSRVAALQVAQNLGIHYREGFVKNRYVGRTFIMPGQSVRRKNVRRKLNAMALEFNDKNVLLVDDSIVRGTTSREIIQMAREAGAKKVFIASCAPPIRFSNVFGIDMPSRNELVAHNRTIDEIAQVIQADAVIYQTLEDLIDSIQSLNPALTRFDCSIFDGHYVTGGVDEKYLHHLEELRAENDQVKKTTQAAEVSASAQPEAPVSCSGPMNGAEDIGLYNGRTR; encoded by the coding sequence ATGGTCCGCGACGTTTTTGAGCTGCCCAACCTTGCAAGCCTGCGAGGCAGCATGGGTGTTGGCCATGTTCGTTACCCCACTGCTGGATCCTTTGCACACTCAGAGGCACAGCCCTTCTACGTAAACAGCCCGTACGGTAttgtctttgcgcacaaCGGTAATACGGTCAACCAGGCTGAGTTGCGCAAGATGCTCGATGGCGAGTGTCACCGCCACGTGAATACTGATTCTGACTCGGAGCTCTTACTCAATTTGTTTGCTAGCTACCTTCAGGAGACCGGCAAGTTCCGCGTGAACGAGGAAGATATTTTTACAGCGATCAAAAAGCTGATGGGCAAGGTCGTCGGCGCCTACGCGTGCGTTGCAATGATTGCTGGGTTCGGTATTATTGCTTTCCGTGACCCGCACGGTATTCGCCCTTTGGGAATGTGCAGCCGCAGATCGCAACATGCATCGCGTGGTGGCGATGATAAAGACATTTGCTTTGCGAGCGAGAGCGTCGTTGGAGATGCGTTGGACTACACTGATTTTGAAGATGTGCGTCCCGGTGAGGCTATCATTGTGACGCGCTCCAACATTACGCGGAAAAAGCTCGTCGCCACCTCATCGGCGGACGCATTCACACCCGATATTTTTGAGTATGTCTACTTTGCGCGGCCGGACAGTGTTATTGATGGTGTGAGTGTTTATCGCAGCCGCATGGCTATGGGTGAGCGTCTTGCACGCACTGTGTCCAGCGAACTGCTAGAAAAAGGCGTAAAAATCGACGTGGTGATTCCTGTTCCGGATACGAGccgagtcgctgcgctgcaagtcgcgcaaaaCCTCGGAATTCACTACCGCGAAGGTTTTGTTAAGAACCGCTACGTGGGCCGTACATTTATTATGCCCGGTCAaagtgtgcgccgcaagaatGTGCGCCGTAAACTGAACGCTATGGCGCTAGAGTTCAACGACAAGAATGTGCTTCTTGTGGACGACAGTATTGTGCGCGGAACGACGTCGCGGGAAATTATCCAaatggcgcgcgaagcaGGTGCAAAAAAAGTTTTCATTGCAAGCTGTGCCCCGCCGATCCGCTTTTCAAACGTTTTCGGAATTGACATGCCGAGCCGCAACGAGCTGGTCGCGCACAACCGCACGATTGACGAGATCGCCCAGGTGATCCAAGCCGACGCTGTGATTTACCAAACCCTTGAGGACTTGATCGACAGTATCCAGTCACTCAACCCCGCGCTGACCAGATTTGACTGCTCCATCTTTGACGGGCACTATGTGACTGGCGGTGTCGACGAAAAGTACCTGCACCAtctcgaggagctgcgtgcAGAGAATGACCAGGTGAAAAAGACTACGCAAGCGGCAGAAGtcagcgcaagtgcgcagCCAGAAGCACCGGTGAGCTGCAGCGGCCCGATGAACGGAGCAGAAGATATTGGATTGTACAATGGACGGACACGCTAG
- the MOB1 gene encoding Mitotic exit network component (EggNog:ENOG503NYK1; COG:D) — protein MASLLGISRPSSLLPKRAAAEPSRNLKLAESTLGSGNLSVAVRLPEGERFEEWLAVHTVDFFNHLNILYGTLTEFRECPVMCAGPRFEYHWQDSNSVKYRRSTRLSAPDYIDCLLNWTQAHIDDESLFPVEPSMPFPRNFVDRVKAILRRLFRIYAHMYNHHFAQVCALHLEVHLNTSYRHFLLFVTEYNLVDPKEMAPLAELNDALLEEN, from the exons ATGGCGTCGCTTTTGGG CATTTCGCGCCCCTCATCTTTGCTTCcgaagcgcgctgcggcggaGCCCAGTCGCAACTT GAAGCTGGCCGAATCGACACTGGGTAGCGGTAACCTGAGTGTTGCTGTCCGCCTTCCCGAAGGAGAGCGTTTTGAAGAATGGTTAGCTGTTCACA CGGTGGACTTTTTCAATCACCTCAATATCCTGTACGGAACCCTTACCGAATTT CGCGAG TGCCCTGTTATGTGTGCAGGTCCCCGTTTTGAGTACCACTGGCAAGACTCGAACTCGGTCAAGTATCGCCGCTCTACGCGACTCTCTGCCCCGGACTATATTGACTGTCTGTTGAACTGGACTCAGGCGCATATCGACGATGAATCGCTGTTCCCCGTCGAGCCGTCGATGCCGTTCCCTCGCAATTTTGTAGACCGCGTCAAGGCAATTCTTCGTCGTCTCTTCCGGATCTATGCACACATGTACAATCATCACTTTGCACAAGtttgtgcgctgcacctcgaAGTGCATCTGAACACCTCTTACCGCCACTTTTTACTCTTTGTCACGGAATATAACCTTGTGGACCCCAAGGAGATGGCGCCACTTGCGGAGCTCAACGATGCGCTTTTGGAGGAGAACTGA
- the DBP8 gene encoding RNA helicase (COG:A; EggNog:ENOG503NVJF), producing MLSIAIPTPIQAATIPAILEGRDVIGGAETGSGKTLAFALPILNKLAKDMVGGYALILTPTRELGVQLHEQFLAVGQGSRMGLKCALVLGGMDMMKQATELANQRPHIIVATPGRLVDLLSSGGCQEWGLERCKFVVLDEADRLLSPTFANELAYLFSILPPARLRQTLLFTATLTPEIEKLTLKPSEEGKLAPLLCKIEMNTSTPATLTQEYVLAPSHMREPYLVELLYTPPCGSVTKLQSQALSVYRKGAAPGKRNQDKEEEEPTFPSTIIFASRCQGAELLSRMLTELGISNVSLHSMLSQSTRLDNLQAFRAKRVPILVSTDVGSRGLDIPGVEMVVNWDLPAAWEDYVHRVGRTARKGKKGWAVSFVTERDVSLVQVIEEKINKQLAERILSENNALERISAVTAAKRVASMALHDEHFGEQRERRKKKAQLATGERPKHKKMKRA from the exons ATGCTTTCCATTGCAATACCTACCCCCATTCAAGCAGCGACCATCCCGGCAATCCTGGAGGGCCGTGACGTGATCGGTGGCGCCGAGACTGGTTCGGGCAAGACGCTCGCTTTTGCATTGCCCATCCTAAACAAGCTAGCAAAAGATATGGTGGGGGGATATGCACTGATTCTAACTCCCACGCGCGAACTGGGTGTTCAGTTGCATGAACAGTTCCTAGCCGTTGGCCAAGGCAGCCGCATGGGCCTGAAATGCGCACTTGTCTTGGGCGGGATGGACATGATGAAGCAAGCAACAGAACTTGCAAACCAACGCCCACATATTATTGTCGCGACTCCCGGCCGCCTAGTTGATTTGCTCAGTTCGGGTGGATGCCAAGAATGGGGCCTGGAGCGCTGTAAATTCgttgtgctggacgaggcagACCGTCTTCTCTCACCCACGTTTGCCAACGAACTTGCCTATCTCTTTTCTATCCTGCCACCTGCACGCCTGCGACAGACGTTACTATTTACCGCGACGTTGACGCCCGAGATTGAAAAGCTTACGTTGAAGCCTTCCGAGGAAGGAAAGCTAGCCccgctgctttgcaagATTGAGATGAATACATCCACGCCGGCGACTCTTACCCAAGAATACGTACTCGCGCCGTCGCATATGCGTGAACCGTACCTTGTCGAGCTTCTCTATACCCCCCCATGCGGATCTGTGACGAAACTACAAAGCCAGGCGTTGTCTGTGTATCgaaaaggcgcggcgcctggGAAGCGCAACCAGGATaaggaagaagaggaacCGACTTTCCCGTCCACCATCATATTTGCTTCGCGgtgccaaggcgcagagCTACTGTCGCGGATGCTTACCGAGCTTGGAATTTCGAATGTGTCACTGCATTCGATGCTCAGCCAATCCACACGACTGGACAATTTGCAAGCGTTTCGTGCTAAGCGCGTCCCAATTCTTGTTTCTACCGACGTTGGCAGCCGTGGCTTGGATATACCAGGCGTGGAGATGGTCGTGAATTGGGATCTTCCTGCTGCATGGGAGGATTATGTGCACCGCGTGGGTCGTACGGCACGCAAAGGCAAAAAAGGCTGGGCAGTGAGTTTTGTGACGGAACGCGATGTATCCCTTGTGCAAGTGATCGAGGAAAAGATCAATAAACAgcttgcggagcgcatCCTTTCGGAGAACAATGCACTGGAACGTATTTCGGCGGTTACCGCAGCGAAACGCGTGGCGTCCATG GCATTGCACGATGAGCAttttggcgagcagcgcgagcggcgtaagaaaaaagcgcagctcgcgaCGGGCGAACGACCCAAGCACAAAAAAATGAAGCGCGCGTAA
- a CDS encoding uncharacterized protein (COG:S; EggNog:ENOG503NXU0; TransMembrane:1 (i90-109o)), with the protein MRERVRDSMEEDPAEQENLISHHLESDDLGRPVIRSVPTWEDGGVQDEERGETIEQKVDAQMNTNDDIDKTGRPEWLENISRLPPRTRHLIVVVGFGVLLVLAAGAFYFSMEPTEAPEPEYKPPHPTTTNVDGLHKFPTSIGYPGTYATGAPPEYAQYMRPAPSKTRGVSPIQTNIPNFGDKFNPFHHMGPLSPYYSASFGGVDNAKYLVTPSTSKGVCTLAQVHILHRHGSRYPTTGAPTELVRQFLKEKKGTLSFDGPLAFLNTYTYRQGRELLVPLGRQQLHMSGVKAAIDYGMLAEEDLNKNKRLFVRTGSQQRIVDSALAWATGFWGNSWVDKTDFEVQIEEPHFNTTMAPNFACNAAADAFRIQDYADKYLGGAIERLQQHVKGGTLTPMVLHGMQQLCAYDTVAFGNSEFCSLFTEQEWLAYEYTWDRKFYDLYGPGSPVGPAMGLGWLNELISRMTRTPWNIETQSSENTTFNTDPLLFPLDRAIYADFTHDSVLTSVIAAMRFSDLGKLPSLDDKQRAFRSSLVVPFSARMVFEVFDCKGSLDNKDAHDTSYVRMKLNDAIVPLKQLSQCEDRPDGLCSMDKFLASHADRNEQGWWARCQV; encoded by the coding sequence ATGCGCGAACGAGTGCGGGACAGTATGGAAGAGGATCCTGCGGAGCAGGAGAATTTGATTTCTCATCATCTAGAGTCGGATGATCTAGGGAGGCCTGTCATACGGTCGGTTCCAACGTGGGAAGATGGAGGTGTGCAAGACGAGGAGCGGGGCGAGACGATCGAGCAAAAGGTCGACGCGCAAATGAACACAAACGACGATATCGACAAGACGGGGCGCCCAGAATGGCTCGAGAATATATCGCGACTGCCTCCGCGTACACGGCATCTTATTGTTGTGGTTGGATTTGGTGTCTTGCTCGTGCTTGCGGCGGGTGCATTTTATTTTTCCATGGAGCCGACCGAGGCGCCCGAGCCGGAATACAAACCGCCGCATCCCACGACCACAAACGTGGACGGCTTGCACAAGTTTCCTACTTCGATAGGGTACCCAGGAACGTACGCAACGGGTGCTCCGCCAGAATACGCTCAGTATatgcgcccagcgccgtcCAAGACCCGTGGCGTCTCTCCGATCCAGACCAATATCCCTAATTTCGGCGACAAATTTAACCCGTTCCATCACATGGGCCCATTGAGCCCCTACTACTCTGCTTCGTTTGGAGGCGTCGACAATGCCAAGTACCTCGTCACGCCAAGCACGTCGAAGGGTGTATGCACTTTGGCTCAAGTGCATATCTTGCATCGCCATGGCTCGCGCTACCCAACCAcgggcgcgccgacggAGCTTGTACGGCAGTTTTTGAAGGAAAAGAAGGGTACGCTTTCTTTTGATGGACCGCTTGCATTCCTCAATACGTATACGTACCGCCAGggccgcgagctgctcgtgccGTTGGGacgccagcagctgcacatGTCCGGTGTCAAGGCAGCGATCGACTACGGGATGCTTGCCGAGGAGGATTTGAACAAGAACAAGAGATtgtttgtgcgcaccggcagtcagcagcgcatcgtggaTAGCGCGCTGGCATGGGCTACTGGCTTCTGGGGCAATTCCTGGGTGGACAAGACAGACTTTGAGGTTCAAATCGAGGAACCGCACTTTAACACGACCATGGCCCCCAACTTTGCCTGCAATGCTGCCGCAGATGCATTCCGCATACAGGATTACGCCGACAAGTATCTTGGGGGTGCCATCGAACGCTTGCAGCAACACGTCAAGGGCGGCACACTCACTCCGATGGTCTTGCATGGAATGCAGCAACTGTGTGCGTATGACACAGTGGCGTTTGGGAACAGCGAATTTTGCTCTTTGTTTACAGAGCAGGAATGGCTTGCGTACGAATATACATGGGACCGCAAGTTTTACGACTTGTACGGCCCAGGCAGTCCTGTCGGACCCGCCATGGGCCTTGGATGGCTGAATGAACTGATTAGCCGGATGACACGCACGCCATGGAATATTGAGACACAGTCCTCGGAGAACACCACGTTCAACACGGACCCACTTTTGTTCCCACTTGACCGCGCCATCTACGCCGACTTTACACACGATTCGGTCTTGACCAGCGTCATTGCCGCAATGCGCTTCAGCGACTTGGGCAAGTTGCCGTCGCTGGAcgacaagcagcgtgcattCCGCTCCTCCCTGGTCGTCCCATTTTCTGCGCGCATGGTGTTTGAGGTGTTTGATTGCAAAGGCAGTTTGGACAACAAGGATGCGCACGATACTTCTTACGTACGCATGAAACTCAACGATGCAATTGTGCCGCTAAAGCAGCTGTCGCAGTGTGAGGATCGCCCTGACGGTTTGTGCTCTATGGATAAATTTCTGGCCTCGCATGCAGACCGCAACGAGCAGGGCTGGTGGGCACGCTGCCAGGTATGA
- a CDS encoding uncharacterized protein (COG:L; EggNog:ENOG503NWUH) has product MSQSLLAHLQHALIRITTVSPRVLASPPTQPRRASVALILRIHPAVEDEAWLQGKWQNGEVREDDAHFFPTMSQQDANGTLSTEARIRQFFSLPWVQRGTPELLFIKRAVRENDNWSSHVAFPGGRRDEGDESDLYTAMRETWEEMGIDLAEKEFLHVGHLEDREITSSLGKRLLMILSPHIFLQLSPFSQPPSLQPSEVAASYWVPVNLLFTPTPKWGTIEIDIARHTPQNSVIRALLRILIGKMAFRSILLPNMPTAVAEDIVDGAIQAASGLRSRTELVDKVATEEDATRLLTPSEQAYFAQNSSALQLWGLTLGMTLDLLAHMTTYQIQHPRVPMKQPSFVQELLEYAPSTWLMGRPASLELQRKAPSVLEVFPRFSYPDVNFWIWVLGWRYRVIQRGWERSIGTEMERRAHWSGLTLAAF; this is encoded by the exons ATGTCGCAAAGCTTGCTGGCACATCTACAGCATGCTCTGATTCGCATCACCACAGTGTCTCCGCGTGTACTTGCAAGTCCACCCACACAGCCACGGCGAGCGAGTGTCGCTCTAATTTTGCGGATTCATCCGGCCGTAGAGGATGAAGCGTGGCTCCAAGGCAAATGGCAGAAtggcgaggtgcgcgaggacGATGCACACTTCTTTCCTACGATGTCGC AGCAAGACGCGAATGGGACGTTGAGCACCGAGGCACGCATTCGCCAATTTTTCTCCTTGCCATGGGTCCAACGCGGTACGCCAGAGTTGCTGTTCATCAAGCGCGCGGTACGTGAGAATGACAATTGGTCGTCGCACGTTGCATTTCCAGGTGGACGCCGTGATGAGGGCGACGAGAGCGACCTGTAcacggcgatgcgcgagacgTGGGAAGAGATGGGCATCGATCTTGCCGAAAAAGAGTTTCTCCATGTCGGGCACTTGGAGGACCGCGAGATTACAAGCAGCCTTGGGAAGCGCCTGCTTATGATACTGAGCCCCCACATATTTTTGCAGTTGTCCCCATTTTCGCAACCGCCGAGTTTGCAGCCGTCAGAGGTGGCCGCGTCCTACTGGGTGCCGGTAAACTTGCTATTCACGCCTACGCCCAAGTGGGGCACGATTGAGATTGATATTGCAAGGCATACACCGCAGAACTCGGTCATTCGTGCGCTCCTTCGTATTCTAATTGGGAAAATGGCGTTCCGCAGCATCCTTCTTCCGAATATGCCCACCGCCGTTGCTGAGGACATTGTGGACGGTGCCATCCAAGCGGCGAGCGGCCTGCGCTCTCGCACAGAGCTCGTTGATAAAGTTGCTACCGAGGAGGATGCAACGCGCCTGTTGACACCATCGGAACAAGCATACTTTGCGCAGAACTCGTCCGCGTTGCAGCTGTGGGGACTTACCTTGGGCATGACATTGGATCTGCTCGCTCACATGACCACGTATCAGATACAGCATCCGCGTGTGCCTATGAAGCAGCCAAGCTTTGTACAGGAGCTTCTTGAATACGCGCCTTCGACGTGGTTGATGGGCAGGCCCGCAtcgctcgagctgcagcgcaaggcgccgAGTGTCTTGGAGGTCTTTCCACGTTTTAGCTATCCAGACGTAAACTTTTGGATTTGGGTGCTAGGATGGCGCTACCGAGTGATTCAGCGCGGCTGGGAGCGGAGCATCGGGACGGAGAtggagcgccgtgcgcactGGTCGGGCCTTACGCTTGCTGCGTTTTAG
- the RIM2 gene encoding Pyrimidine nucleotide transporter, mitochondrial (COG:C; BUSCO:EOG09263HED; EggNog:ENOG503NV2Q; TransMembrane:1 (i21-42o)) has translation MATAKTARTSAPEQRLKKPPGWLHFAAGGIGGMCGAIITSPLDVVKTRLQSDLYRSRPGVNVTQQGVSGVMLRGAMHFVDTGKLVVYVCSATAYSSEIKKREGLRALFKGLGPTLVGVTPARAINFYTYGNGKRMIADFFYGGQETPFVHLSAAALAGVITATATNPIWVVKTRLQLESQALEAKSRMARTQAIGSASSGMRGSGSANANKPLSMASKRTMGTSTMLRSRFFLSLPPPQYPGKSAMGMTVSILRAEGIPGLYKGLSASYLGVSESTIQWVLYERFKTWAIMADGKGQGAWHHTISAAGSAKLIATLITYPHEVIRTRLRQQPERGVRRYTGLLQTFRLVLLEEGIAGLYGGLSAHLLRVIPNAIVIFSVYELCLKLGTDW, from the exons atggcgacggcgaAAACTGCGCGCACGTCTGCGCCCGAGCAAAGATTGAAAAAACCACCGGGGTGGCTGCATTTTGCAGCGGGAGG TATTGGCGGCATGTGTGGTGCAATTATTACGTCACCATTGGATGTCGTCAAGACGCGCCTGCAATCGGACCTGTACCGCAGCCGTCCGGGCGTAAATGTGACGCAGCAAGGTGTATCTGGTGTGATGCTGCGCGGAGCTATGCATTTTGTCGATACGGGAAAACTTGTGGTGTacgtgtgcagcgcaaccGCTTACAGCAGTGAAATCAAAAAACGCGAAGGGCTGCGCGCGTTGTTTAAGGGTCTTGGACCGACATTGGTCGGCGTCACACCTGCGCGTGCCATTAATTTTTACACGTATGGGAACGGCAAGCGGATGATTGCGGACTTTTTTTATGGCGGCCAGGAAACGCCGTTTGTGCACCTaagtgcagcagcgctcgcTGGCGTTATTACGGCCACAGCCACGAACCCGATCTGGGTTGTAAAGACACGATTGCAATTGGAGTCGCAAGCATTGGAGGCGAAgtcgcgcatggcgcgcacacaAGCGATTGGAAGTGCAAGCTCGGGGATGCGTGGAagcggcagcgcaaatGCAAACAAGCCTCTGTCTATGGCATCAAAACGGACTATGGGCACGTCTACAATGCTTCGCTCGCGGTTTTTCCTGTCGCTGCCCCCGCCGCAGTACCCAGGCAAGAGTGCAATGGGTATGACGGTCagcattttgcgcgccgaagGCATCCCCGGCTTGTACAAGGGGTTGAGTGCGAGCTACTTGGGCGTCTCGGAAAGCACGATTCAGTGGGTTCTGTACGAACGATTCAAAACATGGGCGATCATGGCCGACGGTAAAGGTCAGGGCGCCTGGCACCATACCATTTCTGCCGCGGGCAGTGCAAAACTGATTGCCACGCTTATTACATACCCCCACGAAGTGATCCGCACACGACTGCGACAGCAGCCAGAGCGTGGTGTGCGAAGGTATACTGGGCTCCTGCAAACGTTCCGCCTTGTCCTGCTTGAAGAAGGTATTGCAGGACTTTACGGGGGGCTCAGCGCGCATCTTTTGCGCGTCATTCCCAACGCGATCGTCATATTTTCCGTGTACGAACTATGCCTTAAACTCGGCACAGATTGGTAG
- the ARG8 gene encoding acetylornithine transaminase (EggNog:ENOG503NUU1; COG:E; BUSCO:EOG09262OX9), with protein MDVTHADCTNPPSGSSVAQELDEFKMTTLGTYVRPPVIFCSGKGLNLYAEVPVDNHGPGTMTRYLDFAGGIAVNSLGHADEGVADIAAEQASTLVHTSNLYHNNWSGRLLQRLAELTRQFGGVGLAPKTRLDPHSWHLRGFLANSGTEANEAALKFARKVGSSRSTSPASKTGYVCFQNGFHGRTMGALSVTPNPKYQAPFDPLIPNVRVGELNSFENLQSLVDESVAGVIVEPIQGEGGVFPADIDWLIALRQRCDQVGAVLIYDEIQCGLFRTGTMWCHSEMPIAAHPDMVTMAKPLANGFPIGAVLMRPEVAEVVAAGDHGTTFGGGPFTSRIAHYVLGRLSDPALTENVREMSRYLVERLERIQVLFEDMVDPNGLRGRGLLLGLQLKQPDLSSKILAMARHRGVLILTAGQNTLRFVPSLTLTKADVDEAMDVLESCFLVARKQQL; from the coding sequence ATGGATGTGACTCACGCGGACTGCACGAACCCTCCGTCAGGATCATCGGTTGCCCAGGAGCTCGACGAGTTCAAAATGACCACATTGGGCACGTACGTCCGCCCGCCCGTGATTTTCTGTAGCGGAAAGGGCTTGAACTTGTACGCCGAGGTACCGGTAGACAACCACGGGCCGGGAACCATGACACGGTATCTCGATTTTGCGGGCGGCATTGCAGTCAACTCGCTTGGGCATGCCGATGAGGGCGTCGCTGACATTGCGGCAGAGCAGGCTTCCACCCTTGTGCACACCAGCAATTTATATCACAACAACTGGAGTGGTCGCCTGttgcagcgtcttgccgaACTGACGCGTCAGTTTGGCGGCGTTGGGCTGGCGCCCAAAACGCGCCTCGATCCGCACAGCTGGCACCTCCGTGGGTTTTTGGCAAACAGCGGTACAGAGGCGAACGAGGCCGCGCTCAAGTTTGCACGCAAAGTTGgcagcagccgcagcacctcgccgGCATCCAAGACTGGGTACGTGTGCTTCCAAAATGGATTCCACGGCCGGACGATGGGCGCCTTGTCCGTGACGCCCAATCCCAAGTACCAGGCGCCCTTTGATCCATTGATCCCCAATGTGCGTGTCGGTGAACTCAACTCGTTTGAAAACCTCCAATCGTTGGTTGACGAGAGCGTTGCTGGCGTGATTGTCGAGCCCATTCAGGGCGAGGGCGGCGTCTTCCCAGCGGATATAGACTGGCTTATTGCGCTGCGTCAGCGGTGTGACCAGGTGGGCGCAGTGCTTATTTACGACGAGATCCAGTGCGGTCTCTTCCGTACGGGGACCATGTGGTGTCACTCAGAAATGCccattgcagcgcacccAGACATGGTCACGATGGCCAAACCGCTAGCAAATGGGTTCCCTATCGGTGCGGTGCTCATGCGCCCCGAAGTCGCCGAGGTTGTCGCTGCGGGCGACCACGGCACGACCTTTGGCGGCGGTCCTTTTACCTCCCGCATCGCGCATTATGTGCTTGGCAGGCTTTCGGACCCCGCACTGACGGAAAACGTCAGGGAAATGTCGAGGTACCTTGTGGAGCGCCTGGAGCGCATCCAGGTACTGTTTGAGGATATGGTCGATCCGAATGGTCTCCGTGGCCGCGGCCTCCTTCTAGGCTTGCAGTTGAAGCAGCCCGATCTTTCCAGCAAGATTCTCGCGATGGCACGCCATCGCGGTGTGCTGATTCTCACTGCGGGCCAGAATACACTGCGCTTTGTACCTAGCTTGACGCTGACAAAGGCCGACGTGGACGAGGCCATGGACGTGCTCGAGAGCTGTTTTCTCGTcgcacgcaagcagcagctgTAG